The Gammaproteobacteria bacterium DNA segment GGAATCTTCGGGTACAGCGGGTTCAGCTCGAGCGCGCGGTTCGCCGCATCGAGCTCGACGACGAGGCTGTCCCGCAGCACGAGCCCGACCGTGGGCACGCCGCGAATCTCGAACGTGCCGACCTTGAACGGCTCGGCGCTCGTCGTTGCGAGCTGCGCGGCAAGGGGAACGGGAATCACGAAGGCGAGGAAGACGCCGAGAACGGTGACGAGTCTCATGCTGAACCCCCCTGAGCTCCCAAACGACCGGTCGCCCAGATACTACTCCGGCCGGGCGGAGCCTGTAACGTTGCGGCCTCCGCGCGCGGGCCTCGGGCGGCGCAGGCCGCCGCCGGGGCCGGGCCGCCGGCACATGCACCCGCTGCCGCGATCCGACCCGTTCGGCTGGTCGACGAAGCGCCGTTCTGCTTTCGACGGAGGCCGCGTTCTGCCGCTCGACGGCGGCTATTCCGCCCGCAGCATGCGCATCCCGTTCAGCGTGACGAGCACCGTGGCACCGACGTCCGCGACGACGGCCATCCACAGCGTCGCGATGCCGGGCACCGCGAGCGCGAGGAACGCGAGCTTCAGCCCGAGGCTGAGAGCGATGTTCTCGCGGATCAGCCGTTGCGTCTTGCGGGCGATGCGCACGGCCTGCGGGAGGCGCCCGAGGTCGTCCTGCATCAGCACGACGTCGGCGACCTCCATCGCCTGATGCGACCCGGCGCCGCCCATCGCGATACCGAGGCGCGCGGCGGCGAGCGCCGGGGTATCGTTGATGCCGTCGCCGATCATCGCGACCGCGCCGTGCTCGGCCTCGAGGGCGCGCACCGTCTCGAGCTTCTGCTCGGGCATCAGCTCCGCATGGACCTCGTCGATCTCGGCGAGCTCACCGGCGAGCGACTCCGCCGCGCCTCTCCGGTCGCCCGTCAGCATCACGAGGCGGAAGCCCGAGTCGATCGACTTCAGCTCCCGCAGCGCGCCGGCCGTCGAAGGCCGGAGCGCGTCCTCGACCGCGATGTACCCGCGCACGGCGTCGCCTTCGCCGACGAGCATCAGCGACGCGGTGTGCGCGCCGGTCTCCGCAACGAGCGCGTCGATCTCGGCCGAGCGGCGAAAGAGGGCGGCGCTGCCGACCGTGATCCGCCGCCCGTTCAGGATTCCGGTGACGCCGCGACCGGCATGCGACCTGATCTCCGCGGCGTGCGCATAGCGGTGCTCGAGGCGCCGCTCCTCGGCGGCATGAAGGATCGCGCGCGCGAACGGATGCGCCGAGCCGCGTTCCACCGACGCGGCGAGCGCGACCAGGTCGTCGCAAGGGGCGCAATCCTCGCGATGCGCGCCGGCCTGCCGGCACTCGAGCGATCGCACGTTCGAGACGACCGGGCGCCCGTGGGTCAACGTCCCGGTCTTGTCGAACGCGAAGACGGTCGCGCGCGCGAGCTCGTCGAGTCGGCCGCCGCCGCGGACGAGGACGCCGAGGTTCGCAAGGCGCGTCAGCGCGCTGACGACGGTGACCGGAATGCTGATGATCAGCGCGCACGGGCAGGCGACGATCAGCAAGGCGAGCCCGCGGTAGAGCCAGCCGGGGGCCTCGCCGGCCGGCGCGAGAAACGGCTGCCCGAACGCCACCGGGGGCACGACCGCGACGATGGCCGCGAGCGCGACGACGGCCGGCGTGTACCACTGCGCGAAGCGGTCGACGAAGCGCTCCGCGGGCGAGCGCTGCGCCTGGGCCTGCTCGACGAGGCGCGCGATCCTCGAGATCGTGAAGTCCGCCGCGCCGCGCGTGACCTCGACTTCGAGGGTCCCGTCGCCGTTGATCGTGCCGGCGAACACCTCGTCGCCCGGCGCGCCGCGTTCGGGAACGGACTCTCCCGTGATAGGCGAGCGATCGATCGCGGAGACGCCGTGCACGATTCGCCCGTCGGCCGGCACGCGCTCGCCGGGCCTCACGAGCACGCGCTCGCCGGGCCGTAGCGTCGCCACCGGGCGCGTGACGTAGCGCCGCTGCCGCGCGGCCTCCGGCGCGGCGCATCCCGGCTCGTCGCAGCAATCGTCCGCGTGCTCGCCGCGCGCGTCGTCGCGGATCACCACGGCGTCGTCGGGGCGCAGCGCCAGCAGACTGCCGAGCGAAGCGCGCGAGCGGGCGGCGCTGTAGGCTTCGAGCGCTTCGCCGAGCGTGAAGAGCAGCACGACGGTGACGGCTTCGCCGGACGCGCCGATCGCTGCCGCGCCGATCGTCGCCGCCGTCATCAGGAGGTCGATCGTGACCCGCCGCGCGTAGAGCAGCGAGCCGATGCCGCGGCGGGCGATCGGATAGCCGACGATCGCGATGACCGCCCACCGGAGCAGATCGACTGCGCTGCCGGCCGCGCCGACGAGCCCCAGCGGGGCGGTGGCGAGGACCGCGACGCCGAGACCGAGCGCGATCCGCAGGTTCCGCT contains these protein-coding regions:
- a CDS encoding cation-translocating P-type ATPase, producing the protein MSATTRSPRAAARPFRYKVEGMDCASCAKTIEQGLKAVDGVDEVRVNFTTETVEGSGCVSPSALRERVEALGYRLADDGPPAPSAGEPTGPAGFLLFLWRQRNLRIALGLGVAVLATAPLGLVGAAGSAVDLLRWAVIAIVGYPIARRGIGSLLYARRVTIDLLMTAATIGAAAIGASGEAVTVVLLFTLGEALEAYSAARSRASLGSLLALRPDDAVVIRDDARGEHADDCCDEPGCAAPEAARQRRYVTRPVATLRPGERVLVRPGERVPADGRIVHGVSAIDRSPITGESVPERGAPGDEVFAGTINGDGTLEVEVTRGAADFTISRIARLVEQAQAQRSPAERFVDRFAQWYTPAVVALAAIVAVVPPVAFGQPFLAPAGEAPGWLYRGLALLIVACPCALIISIPVTVVSALTRLANLGVLVRGGGRLDELARATVFAFDKTGTLTHGRPVVSNVRSLECRQAGAHREDCAPCDDLVALAASVERGSAHPFARAILHAAEERRLEHRYAHAAEIRSHAGRGVTGILNGRRITVGSAALFRRSAEIDALVAETGAHTASLMLVGEGDAVRGYIAVEDALRPSTAGALRELKSIDSGFRLVMLTGDRRGAAESLAGELAEIDEVHAELMPEQKLETVRALEAEHGAVAMIGDGINDTPALAAARLGIAMGGAGSHQAMEVADVVLMQDDLGRLPQAVRIARKTQRLIRENIALSLGLKLAFLALAVPGIATLWMAVVADVGATVLVTLNGMRMLRAE